A region of Halorhabdus rudnickae DNA encodes the following proteins:
- a CDS encoding DUF5795 family protein has product MPENRVVQGRMVTARRLAELIEDDDVMDAESIADADRDCPECGGDVIEVGYMPSVTEFVTGQKCQNCDWQATDRD; this is encoded by the coding sequence ATGCCCGAGAATCGCGTCGTGCAGGGGCGTATGGTGACGGCCCGACGGCTGGCAGAACTCATCGAGGACGATGACGTTATGGACGCCGAGTCGATCGCCGATGCCGACCGGGACTGTCCGGAGTGTGGCGGGGATGTCATCGAAGTCGGCTATATGCCTTCCGTCACGGAATTCGTGACTGGCCAGAAGTGCCAAAACTGTGACTGGCAGGCCACTGATCGTGACTGA
- a CDS encoding DUF5794 domain-containing protein, translating to MSSSRHPVALAIERRVGGDGRLLATIMCLPLVDGVFPALILAGAVGSVFGILEVGLLVFGGSATVAVILADMDGTPREQARTVLGVGAILVPIAALEATLAPSIASVLDLAIFERFAGVVILAIAARTTSARISESIPRPAVIVGFGLIASLDLSGAELAVSTDPALIISGTAAAAAGVGFALLVALAGPWLRASVDIDRFRFGSAVALGVLALSIFGLIPSDAPLSLAVLAVAVLLSFDPDTESSQATDAATDGGPDATAPNGGQKRATDDAVEETPHVPSFEADERDGDDQLPWL from the coding sequence ATGAGCAGCTCTAGACACCCGGTCGCGTTAGCCATCGAGCGACGCGTGGGCGGTGACGGTCGCTTACTCGCTACCATCATGTGCCTCCCGCTGGTCGATGGCGTCTTCCCGGCGTTGATTCTCGCCGGCGCAGTCGGCAGCGTATTCGGTATTCTTGAGGTCGGTTTGCTGGTCTTTGGCGGCAGCGCCACGGTGGCAGTTATCCTCGCGGATATGGATGGGACCCCGCGCGAACAGGCCCGGACTGTCCTGGGCGTTGGGGCGATTCTGGTTCCCATTGCCGCCCTGGAGGCAACTCTCGCCCCGTCGATCGCCAGCGTGCTCGATCTGGCGATCTTCGAGCGCTTCGCTGGCGTGGTCATCCTAGCAATCGCAGCCAGAACCACCAGTGCCAGGATCAGCGAGAGCATTCCCCGGCCGGCGGTGATCGTCGGGTTCGGGTTGATCGCCAGTCTCGATCTCTCCGGAGCGGAACTCGCAGTTTCGACCGACCCTGCACTGATCATCAGCGGAACGGCCGCGGCAGCGGCTGGTGTGGGGTTCGCGCTGCTCGTCGCACTGGCCGGTCCGTGGCTCCGGGCGAGTGTCGACATCGACCGCTTCCGATTCGGTAGTGCCGTGGCACTCGGCGTTCTGGCGCTGTCGATCTTCGGGCTCATCCCGTCGGATGCGCCGCTCAGTCTCGCTGTACTCGCTGTCGCGGTACTCCTGTCATTCGATCCTGACACTGAGAGCTCCCAAGCGACCGACGCGGCGACGGACGGTGGTCCCGACGCAACTGCCCCCAACGGCGGTCAAAAGCGTGCCACTGACGACGCCGTCGAAGAGACGCCACACGTCCCGTCGTTCGAGGCCGACGAACGCGACGGAGACGATCAGCTCCCCTGGTTGTGA